Proteins from a single region of Ochotona princeps isolate mOchPri1 chromosome 27, mOchPri1.hap1, whole genome shotgun sequence:
- the KLRG1 gene encoding killer cell lectin-like receptor subfamily G member 1: MTDNVIYSVLELPSGAQALSGHTTQQNASSARPSLSFLVAIALGFLAAVLASLLLYQWIWGQGSNRALRISCPGCPDYWMRYGNHCYYFSEKKKDWNSSMRLCLAEGSHLIVLADNQEMRLLTGFLCEDFHWVGLRKDHGWRWEDGSVLNSSRIHSNSMVQACGSVNIHGFQASSCEVPLRWICKLSL, translated from the exons ATGACTGACAATGTTATTTATTCTGTACTGGAGTTGCCTTCGGGAGCTCAGGCCCTGAGTGGCCACACAACACAGCAAAATG CTTCTTCTGCCaggccttctctttctttccttgtggCAATAGCTCTGGGGTTTCTGGCTGCAGTTCTTGCAAGTTTACTGCTGTACCAATGGATTTGGGGCCAAG GCTCCAACCGCGCCCTTcggatcagctgtcctggctgccctgatTATTGGATGAGATACGGGAACCACTGTTACTATttctcagagaagaaaaaagactGGAATTCTAGTATGAGGCTCTGCTTAGCCGAAGGCTCACACCTCATTGTGCTTGCAGACAATCAAGAAATG CGCCTGCTCACAGGGTTCCTCTGTGAAGATTTTCACTGGGTTGGACTGAGGAAAGATCATGGCTGGAGGTGGGAAGATGGATCAGTTCTAAACTCTTCAAG GATTCATTCTAATAGTATGGTACAGGCATGTGGTTCTGTCAACATCCATGGTTTCCAGGCCTCCAGCTGTGAAGTTCCCCTACGGTGGATCTGCAAGCTGAGCCTCTGA